A segment of the Epinephelus fuscoguttatus linkage group LG23, E.fuscoguttatus.final_Chr_v1 genome:
CTGGTCTGTCCCCAGGAAGTCCTCCAGTACCTTTGTGTTCCTGTTGGTGAAACAGTGGAACAGGTAGACTGcagccagaaactcctgaacGCTCAGATGAACGAAGCAGTAGACTGTTTTCTGGaagatcacagactctcttttgAAGATCTCTGTACAAACTCCTGAGTACACCGAGGCCTCTGTGACATCAAGACCACAGCGCTCCAGGTCTTCTTGGTAGAACATGATGTCTCCTTTCTCCAGATGTTCAAACGCCAGCCTCCCCAGCTTCAGAAGAACGTCCCTGTCAGCCTCCGTCAGCTCCTGTGGACTGGTCTCATGTCCCTCATCATACTTgtgcttcttcctctttgtctgaaccagcaggaagtgtgagtacaggtcagtcagggtcttgggcagctctcctctctgctctgtagtCAACATGTGAtccagaactgtagcagtgatccagcagaagactgggattagacacatgatgtggaggctcctggatgtcttcatgtgtgagatgattctgctggaccgctcttcatcactgactctCCTCCTGAAGTACTCCTCCTTCTGGGCGTCAGTGAAGCCTCGTACTTCTGTTACCCTGTCAACACATGCAGgagggatctgattggctgctgcaggtcggGAAGTTATCCAGACCAGAGCCGAGGGAAGCAGCTTCCCCTCCATGAGGTTTGTCAACAGCACGTTGATCGATGActtctgtgtgacatcagtcacAACCTCATTGTTGTGGAAATCCAGAGCCAGTCTGCTTTCATCCAGGCCGTCAAAGATGAACAGAACTTTACAGACAGCGAGCTCCTCTGCTGTGACCTTCTGTAATGTTGGATGGAAAACACGGAGCAGAGTGAGAAGACTGAACTTCTCATCTCTGATCAAGTTCAGCTCCCTGAACGAAAGCAGAATCACCACACTgacatcttggttttccaaACCCTCGGCccagtccagagtgaacttctgcactgtgaaggTTTTTCCAACGCCAGCGACGCCGTTGGTCAGAACCactctgatgtgtttctgttgctcaGGTAAGGCTTTAAAGATGTGCTGACACTTGATTGGAGTTTCATGGAGGGTCTTCTTCTTAGAAGCTCTCTCAAGCTGCTTCACCTCATGTTGGGTATTAACCTCttcactctgtccctctgtgatgtagagctcAGTGTAGATCCTGTTGAGGAgggtttcacttcctgtttcatcactTCCTTCAGTCACACGTTCACATCTCCTCCTCACACTGATCTTATGTTCATCTAAAACCtcctgcagaccactgtctgctgaaagagaaggaaacatgagagactaaagaaataaatctaaaatctTAAGATTATATTGTTGATCGACATTAAAACaagtaacatgaaaaaatgaagGTTTTATACATTAGTTTCATAAAATCTTTCATGTCTGCActttacaacacaaataaaccaaGAAGAATCCTGTTTtcagacatgatgacatcagcagacAGATGTGCAGTCTTACTTTGTACAGTGCTGGTCTGACTGGctgtctgcagtccagctcttgTTCTGGATGTGTCTCCACACTGGGGACAGGAGGAGTCTCCTGATGAAGCAGACTGGTCCCAGTATGAGCTGATGCACTGTCTGCAGAACCAGTGTCCACAGCTGGTAGAGACTGGATCCTTCAGGACGTCCTgacacaaactacagcaggacagctgctcctccacagaaacatgactccttttctctctgtggaGATGAACACATTATTTAGATCTCGTCCTGCAAACTGTGCTGAAAATTATTTGCTTTAttcacacactcagtcacagGCACTTCAAATATCTCATGGTGGAGCTTcatgaaaacctcctgagtAATGTTGTGCTCCACTGTGAGACGACTTTCAAAAGGCAAAAAGCTCCCTCATGTTTTTCAACAGGCTcttactttgtgtctgagggTCCAGGTTCATTACTGAAGTTTAGAGGATTATGTATGGACCAGTCACTCTTCATAGACAGACAGCTGGATACTggagactctgctctctgtctgtggaaacaACAAATGTTTGACACATATTATTAGTCCTTGTAAAGACCAGAGGAAACATTACAACAAgtctatatatacacatatataaacacacacacacacacacacacacacacacacacatatatatagtagggctgcacgatattggaaaaaactgacattgtgtttttttcttttggtttttttgcaatatatgttgcgatattaaaaaaacacaagaattttcaccagatgacttaaagtaagaaaaataaaaaatagtgtattttactcaccacaactgcagaggctaccagcttcatttgaaacagactacattataaacggTCCATTATTCATTAATCCCTCtgtgattttatatttttacttttaatccaCTCCCGTTGCCtcgataaagttaatgcatcacgCTGttatttcaaactcaacacttcctgaaactgtttcaaattaaaagccccttataacctcggctgacagaatccctccattttctaaataggattttattgtgaaacatttgtaggaacttgttgtggaggattcagtggcttttatgtttgtgtacggtgcttcaaatgtagctcctgccatctgctgacgcttttaggtgactacaacaacatttcagccggcacatgaacagacacagtgactcagataatagtaaaagtaataaaaataggacaagaataacccgatgacatgaaagacgaccgggggataattggtgagtaccatcgtgtagtgtgtcatgtgtgtcggccaagtcacggcacgattttatggcTCCACAATCGTGTGATGtcacatagtgactttcagaactgacagaaaagtcgtgtagtgtgaaccaggcgtAAACCCTCCTTTACTGTTTCTCCCTCTTGCACATcgttcattttcagtgtgtgactgcagcgtgtgcatgagagagggaggggcTGCTGCGtgctcagagagggagagacagcgaGAGAGAGGCGAGTGGAGCGGAGCAACGAGCGGAGCTTCAGAActgcttttctgaagcaaaacaaaagttctaaaaaaagagaaaacattgcaTGTGTCCTGCGATGTGACTATGCAGGAAAGACGGCAAACACATCCtgttttcaataaaagctttcagtgcagccgtttgttctgcttttaaagaaaacatacattcCAGTTCGTTCAACACATTTAACATAGCAGTTTCAAAACCAGTAGCCATGTTGGTACATTATacacataaacatatacatgcgtacacacacacacacacacacacacacacacagccaactgCCTGATGAGACTGGCTGAAAATTTTCAAAGACATTGGGAGGGTCGTGACCTTGATTCGGCTCAACTGAGCTTCCAAGCTATAAAAGCTGCCTAATCTGTTGACTTGGCCTCTCCCTTCCTTTCACCTGACATCCACTGAGCATCTTTGGTGCTGAGCtgcaccttcaacacctccacagaACACCTGACACTCACCCATGCACGGCTTTCATGACTGACTTTGCCGATCTACACACTCCATTgatcatttaaattcatttgaGTTTAATAAATTTGGCGTGTTTTAagtaaatcttttgtgtggactccTTCTTGTCACATACTCTGAGCCAGTTGGTGACAAATGGGGGCTCGTCCGATCCGTTTGGTGAGGCTAAATTTCGCCTTAGTGTTAGACATGAGGCTTGATTTGTTATCTATGATCAATCTGGTTTGTGACTTGTAGTTTGATAATGCTAAATTGAGGTTCAACACTTTTGCGGAGTacactttaaagtgtttttggtATTAGCATTGTGATTGAGTTTTTTGGGAGTATCACACaaggatttttgttttagttcttTGTGGTTCATTTTTGTGGATGTTGGAAGGGAGCAGCATTTGTTTCCCCCTTTCTTTGATTGCAAACCCATGTGTTTggaaatatatatgtatatggaAATATTTGGTTGAGAAGAATGGTAGGACAACTTCAGTCATCTGGAAACATTTTGGCCTCAAGATGACGGATGtcgagaaggaaaaaaaaaagtcccaaaaagttaataacttacaaattgtggcgaaaaggtagtttcttgcaaccctagaattgAGATAAAAATATTCTCAAACGAAAAAAaacttctggttgctgataagtagtgtttaacttttgatttaacactaaaaattaaaaccctcggtccacactgcagcgcaagcagacagatgcgcgactcagagcagcatgtgtcactgacaccagactcagagcgcagtgGAACagtgtcaccatcagcatattattttacatcagtaaaatctattttaactttattttgagtcacattgttgaaagaatttagctgtctgtgttcaagcaggataataagTCTCAATTCATGGCAcgtcgggctttctatttccttgtcggagatggtgttgcgttcaagccccccccccccaaaaaaaaaactggaggaaaaaaaaggccgaatattacctttttttttccacaatcgaATCTCGTGCCATCGAAtgaagcttcaaagcttcgAATTTTTGGGGTCAGCCctagtatttatttttatttattgtttttattgctattatattttaatttactattattattttattttttttacttgttccTAATTGATTTCTGGCTGTTCTTTTAAGTTATATTTAAAGTTGAGTTTTGGTGGCGTTTTGAAATCAATGAATAATCGTGTTTATTAATCGTGATTTCAATATCAATCAAAATAATCgggattattatttttgccataATTTTCCAGcccaaacatacatacatacacacacacacacacacacacacacacacacacacatataaacgagaggatcacacacacacacggctcagACAATCAAACCACacaacagttaaaaacagtgacatTCAAGAGTGTCGTAGTTTGTAATCATGGTTTTAAACTGGCCTGTAGATACAAGTGCATCAAGTTGTAGCGTTTGCTGTAAGGTGTTTCATGTATGTGCAGCACAAACACTAAAGGCAGTTTTCCCAAGCTCAGTATTTGCACGGGGGACTTCAAGTGTCAGCCAATCACTTCATCGCGAGTGGAATAATGACTATTGGACCAGTTTAATAAGGAGGATACAAAAAGAGCTGGAAATAAATGTGgaatcatgaaataaaagtccccccaaaaataaaaaaggcctttgaaaatgaaaaataaataaatacataaaagcaGTTTTGTCTTCAGGTCAGTTTACAGTAGAAACAGTCTCTTACTTTGTGGCTGAGGGTCCAGGTCCATTACTGAAGACTGGAGGATTACGCATGGACCAGTCACTCTTCAAAGACAGCTGACAGATGGACACTGGAGACTCTGATCTGTCCCCGTCTGCCTCCAAATCAGCCATCTTCCCAAATCTGACAGAactgtaacacacatacacagtgtgtttgaattattgaagtatttaacATCACACAGACTGGTGGTCATTCTTAAACTAACATGTGTACAGAtatgaagccctgactgtatctgactgatctttaatgaaagctgttgtcttgtatcaAACATGAAGCTCATAGTCagacacagtttattcagcctgtgtagttgaggggacaggtcaaactgatatgatgctgatttacaggagaattcatataaatggaggttgaaccatgaacataaactacagatcgcctgtaaagcattttaataaatcaatctatcagaattaaaacaactggagactgagaacaaactgatatatgagtCTGATTAGATTTGAATAAATCACCATAtctgacaggatgtgagtgttcctgtgacttcctgtacagactgaaggctgctggaaactgtcagacttgaccgcagctttttgtcaccgcctcctgctgcagctctgatcTCGTCTACtctccaggcgaggcgcagGTCATCTCCAACGAGCCTAAAGTTTAGGGAGTGTCCGTGCACTGATCTGATCTGAGGGCGGAAACCAAAACTCACTCTAACAAAGAGCAGGGAGAGCTGACTGTACACTCAACATCTTCCTCTGCAACAAAACTGCGCCACAACCCCTCGGCAGAgtcccccttttctctctgtgtgtctataAACTAGAGCTTTTCACTGTGACGCACATTCAAAGAGTTGACACAAGAGCGCGCCCGAAGCACCGGAGCGCGCAGATCCGTAGCTGCGCGCAGGCCTAAAGCCTGGTTGTAAAAACAGCGtcagatgatggtggtggtaaaAGCAAGTGTGATGATGAAGCTGTGAAGATGTGGCACTGACCCAACCGACCCTACTCTCCCCTAGAACACACTAAACAATGAATAAACATCAACACTCACCGTGTCTCACACCACCTGTCTTCCTCTCACTGCTCTGTGCAGTTTAAAATGGAGTCTGAACACACCACTGACTTTATACTTTCACTTtcgctcttcctctctgttggcACCTCCCCCCCTTTGACTCATGGGAAATTATTTATTGACAGTAACACAGAGACTTGAGACTCTGCTGAGAGTCGAGCTTTGGGACTCCTCAGTCTCTGTTATTAGGATTATTATTGTAATCCTagatattcttcttctttcttcttccgaggaaatcatacttcccatgggtgaaaactcactaaactttgcacaaaggtccagtctcatgccagataacttcagctgtaaactcaagccaacagtcctgatggtggcgctacagcaagcgtctcaAGTTCAACACTTTggaaattcacaacaaatcaaccatacgtgctacaacttcacaactttcatcaaactgtagccccaatactgaagaaacgtttgtacatttaaacctatttaaaatgatgaagttcatcactctgtttttttcaaaaactgtaaaacttcttaaacctatctcctcccacaatttttgcgtagtcaccatatacattgagggggacacgaaACTGAGagacaaatattatcttggaggacatcattgcacttggttgactatttttctatgatcttagatgtaactattgcatgtttccttcagataaaacacatttttgacttgtgaatgagtcaatggaatttcttgcaataatgaaaaaatactgccaatcatgtccgcctggcacaaaccacatgttttggacagctgtgaagtgacagaatgtcccagcatcatggttcttatattgccagattccagagagtctctcctcttcatatatggcagaatatgtcaacttccaacttgctatgctgagatacatgtaagaATGTAAGAGTTTAGTCACACggattgggtttttttttcattgtctaacatcagagacactgaacacatcagagagacagCTGTTTGTCGGGCCCTAAGAAAAGTGATTAATTCAATTAACCTCAGCGTGATATTGACAGAATGATGAAAGTATAAGCGAAACTTTCACCAGTCTGTACAATGAGTTCCTAgttaaaagtgtgtgtctgccCGACAACTAGGCCTATATCTGAGTGGAGCCCCCGCCCGTCCCTCTGCAGCCTCCCTTGTGGCAGCCGCACACAACAAAAGGTCGCTGATGCAGAGATTCACCTTTAggttgattattttgttcctgtTCAAACATTCACGTGTTCATCACGCCGCCTCTTTCTTGCTCTggtacaagaaaaaaaaaacatgttcctTCCTGGTGCATCACCTGACACTGACACACCTGCTCCCTATCCGTTATGTATGTGACTCAGTGCTGCCACCTTGTGACCAAAGTGTGCAACAGCAAGTGCGCCTGTGAGGGCCCTCCTCCAACCTGCTGCACATTTTCCTGAGACTCTAGTTACACTGTAGAGAAACTAAGAAGGTGTGCATTTAAGGAAGACTTCAACCCCTAAATCAGCATTTGAATATCCATTACGCATCCTGTATTATGTTGATTTGGTGAAGAGGAATTTTTTATTAACTGAAATCAAGAGCAACAGCATTTAAAgaagtttgtaaaaacataaCTAGATGCTAAAACTGTCAAGGAAATGGAACCAGTCccaataaaaagtacaatacttGTCTCTGAGATGTGCTGGAGGCGATGTATAAAGTGGCgtaaaatggaaaaacacaacTAGCCTACAAACATGGTTCTTTTCTTAAAGgcttaaatgcaaatattttcagttgttattactcATCAGAACTCTTACATTCTTTATTTCCTGttgtttcaaaaaataaaattaaatgcacTTTTTTAACATCCAATCCACCGTCCAAGAATTGTAAATAATAAAGTTTGTGTATATGAGGAAACCGCTGTGATGTCATTGAATAGTCTCGAACTGACACTTAAAATTATCCTGTTAATAAGCTGTGAATACTCATAGAGGATCCCAGAGAGCAGAGCCTGCAGCACAAGGCGTGTGGGTAGCACCAAACCGCATGtcagatttatttaaatgaatcaTCAGAGAGCAGAGCCTGCAGCACAAGGCGTGTGGGTAGCACCAAACCGCATGtcagatttatttaaatgaatcaTCAGAGCTGCAGCGTGGGAGTGTTGAGTTTTGGTTTTCATAGACATGTGGAAGTGGGAAAGCAGATCTGCGTCTATAGAGTCCGGTTTTGGAAAGGCGATGGGACAGaatacaagaaaagaaaagacctCCTCTACAAGATATGCAATACACAAGAGACTAGAATAACAACAGTACTAGGCCCAAAATATAAAAGCTAGAAAGCATGGTGCAGTATGGGCTACATAATGCCAAAAACATTTCACCTATAAGGTAATACTGACCCATTCTTTTTTCCCTGGTGTGGCAGCAATGCGTTTCcgcagacaaaataaaaacaaataaaaacagaatacaatatTTTGCAAATCTGTTGTGATCTATATTCAGCTGAACGCGGTACAACGACAAGGTATTTCATGTTCAGACTGATAGCTGCAAAATACACCTGTTTGATGCTTTCCTCGGTTACCACACTTGacacaacactaacaacaaacaacaagaaACAGCATGTTAGAACAAACAG
Coding sequences within it:
- the LOC125884244 gene encoding NACHT, LRR and PYD domains-containing protein 12-like; its protein translation is MRYLKCLEKRSHVSVEEQLSCCSLCQDVLKDPVSTSCGHWFCRQCISSYWDQSASSGDSSCPQCGDTSRTRAGLQTASQTSTVQTDSGLQEVLDEHKISVRRRCERVTEGSDETGSETLLNRIYTELYITEGQSEEVNTQHEVKQLERASKKKTLHETPIKCQHIFKALPEQQKHIRVVLTNGVAGVGKTFTVQKFTLDWAEGLENQDVSVVILLSFRELNLIRDEKFSLLTLLRVFHPTLQKVTAEELAVCKVLFIFDGLDESRLALDFHNNEVVTDVTQKSSINVLLTNLMEGKLLPSALVWITSRPAAANQIPPACVDRVTEVRGFTDAQKEEYFRRRVSDEERSSRIISHMKTSRSLHIMCLIPVFCWITATVLDHMLTTEQRGELPKTLTDLYSHFLLVQTKRKKHKYDEGHETSPQELTEADRDVLLKLGRLAFEHLEKGDIMFYQEDLERCGLDVTEASVYSGVCTEIFKRESVIFQKTVYCFVHLSVQEFLAAVYLFHCFTNRNTKVLEDFLGTDQDNYRSLDVFLQRAMEKSLQSKNGHLDLFVRFLHGLSLESNQRLLGGLLGRTDNSPEIIQRAINNLKEMNIEDISPDRSINIFHCLLEMNDLSVHQEIQEFLKSENRSEKKLSVFHCSALAYMLQMSEEVLDELDLKKYNTTVEGRWRLIPAVRNCRKAQFTFSDLSETHCEVVASALKSNPSHLRELDLSRNYLQDSGVKQLCAGLESPNCRLETLRLRSCSLSEISCVSLASALKSNPSHLRELDLSINKLQDSDVKLLCDFLESPHCKLETLRLESCSLSEISCVSLTSALKSNPSHLRELELSDNKLQDSYVKLLCDFLESPHCKLETLRLWNCSLSEISCISLASALKSNPSHLRELDLNYNNLQDSDVKLLCDLKESPHCKLETLEWRSTLPYQ